The Nerophis ophidion isolate RoL-2023_Sa linkage group LG07, RoL_Noph_v1.0, whole genome shotgun sequence genome contains a region encoding:
- the arl6ip1 gene encoding ADP-ribosylation factor-like protein 6-interacting protein 1: MVEGDNKSANMLAQETAQLEEQLQAWGEVILVGDRVLRWEKPWFPAALMSAISVLFLLIYYLDPSVLTGLSSTVMLLCLADYLVPTLAPRVFGSNKWTTEQQQRFHEICGNLVKTQRRVLGWWRRLCALKEDRPKMYFASVISSLLAVAWIGQQVHNLFLTYVIVSFLLLLPGLNQHGVLSKYACMAKREINKLLKHKEKKNE, from the exons ATGGTCGAAGGAGACAACAAAAGCGCCAATATGCTG GCTCAGGAGACGGCCCAGCTAGAAGAGCAGCTCCAGGCCTGGGGGGAAGTGATCCTGGTGGGGGACCGTGTCCTACGCTGGGAGAAGCCGTGGTTCCCTGCAGCCCTGATGAGCGCCATCAGCGTGCTCTTCCT GCTCATTTACTACTTGGACCCTTCGGTGCTGACGGGCCTGTCCAGCACCGTCATGCTGCTGTGTCTGGCcgactacctggtgcccacgcTGGCCCCCAGGGTCTTTGGCTCCAACAAGTG GACCACAGAGCAGCAGCAGCGCTTCCACGAGATCTGCGGTAACCTGGTGAAGACGCAGCGTCGCGTGCTGGGCTGGTGGCGACGTCTGTGCGCGCTCAAGGAGGACAGGCCAAAAATG TATTTTGCATCGGTGATCAGCAGCCTGCTGGCGGTGGCGTGGATCGGACAGCAAGTGCACAACCTATTTCTCACCTACGTGATTG TAAGCTTCCTGCTGCTGCTTCCTGGCCTCAACCAACATGGCGTCCTGTCCAAGTACGCCTGCATGGCCAAG